A window from Salvia miltiorrhiza cultivar Shanhuang (shh) chromosome 2, IMPLAD_Smil_shh, whole genome shotgun sequence encodes these proteins:
- the LOC131010726 gene encoding uncharacterized protein LOC131010726, whose translation MERKQGFFSALKEEVVRGLSPARSRSGRSQSPSASGLLRRRRGSSLGPPDIYMMRSGSFRPGVEALSPLREGPDPSGPDSSDPKSERWAHWLCRAPSVSTAGSDLRLLLGVLGAPLGPVHVTNNEPLPHLCIKDTPIECSSAQYILQQYLAASGGQKVQSSVQNAYAMGSVKMVTSDIETATKVLKSRNSAESGSFVLWQMNPDMWYVELALGGSKVHAGCNGTLVWRHTPWLGAHAAKGPVRPLRRALQGLDPGTTASMFVNARCTGEKQINGEDCFTLKLCADPHTLKARSEGPAEIIRHVLFGYFSQKTGLLVHLEDSHLTRIQTNGGDAVYWETTISSFLDDYKPVEGIMIAHSGRSVVTLFRFGETAMSHTKTRMEEAWTIEEVAFNVPGLSMDCFIPPAELRFTSMSEACDLPQEDRVKSAVAAAAYRAKVAALGSSHDGIVVRMNV comes from the exons ATGGAGCGAAAGCAGGGGTTTTTCTCAGCTCTCAAGGAGGAGGTGGTTCGCGGGCTCTCGCCGGCGCGGTCGAGGAGTGGCCGGAGCCAGTCGCCGTCCGCTTCGGGCCTGCTCCGTCGGAGGAGAGGCAGCAGCCTGGGCCCGCCAGATATATACATGATGAGATCGGGCAGTTTCAGGCCCGGGGTTGAGGCCCTCTCGCCCTTGAGGGAGGGCCCGGATCCAAGCGGCCCGGATTCTTCCGACCCGAAGAGCGAGAGGTGGGCCCATTGGCTCTGCCGCGCCCCTTCCGTCTCCACCGCCGGCTCCGATCTGCGGCTGCTTCTCGGCGTTTTGGGTGCGCCGCTCGGCCCCGTGCACGTTACCAACAACGAACCTCTGCCTCACCTCTGCATCAAAGATACCCCCATT GAATGTTCGTCGGCGCAGTACATATTACAGCAGTATCTGGCGGCATCCGGCGGTCAGAAGGTGCAGAGCTCAGTTCAGAATGCTTATGCAATGGGGAGTGTGAAGATGGTGACCTCCGACATAGAGACGGCCACCAAGGTGTTGAAGAGCAGGAACTCGGCCGAGTCGGGGAGCTTCGTGCTGTGGCAGATGAATCCCGACATGTGGTACGTCGAGCTAGCCCTCGGAGGGAGCAAGGTCCACGCCGGCTGCAACGGGACCCTTGTGTGGCGCCACACCCCGTGGCTCGGCGCCCACGCTGCCAAAGGCCCCGTTAGGCCTCTTCGCCGTGCCCTGCAG GGGCTGGATCCAGGGACGACGGCGAGCATGTTCGTGAACGCGAGATGCACGGGGGAGAAGCAGATCAACGGCGAGGATTGCTTCACCCTGAAGCTCTGCGCGGACCCCCACACGCTCAAGGCGAGGAGCGAGGGGCCCGCGGAGATCATCAGGCACGTCTTGTTCGGCTACTTCAGCCAGAAGACGGGCCTCCTCGTGCACTTGGAGGACTCGCACTTGACGCGGATTCAGACCAATGGAGGGGACGCCGTCTACTGGGAGACCACCATCAGCTCCTTCCTCGACGACTACAAGCCCGTCGAGGGGATCATGATCGCCCACTCGGGGCGCTCCGTGGTCACCCTCTTCAGGTTCGGTGAGACGGCCATGAGCCACACCAAGACCAGGATGGAGGAGGCGTGGACCATCGAGGAGGTCGCCTTCAACGTGCCGGGGCTGTCCATGGACTGCTTCATCCCTCCTGCTGAGCTCAGGTTCACCTCCATGAGCGAGGCGTGTGACCTCCCTCAGGAGGATAGGGTGAAGAGTGCCGTGGCCGCCGCGGCTTATAGGGCCAAGGTGGCCGCGCTGGGGAGCTCCCACGACGGCATTGTGGTCAGGATGAATGTGTAG
- the LOC131009814 gene encoding uncharacterized protein LOC131009814 has product MAIECPKIQDDDINKIAQWLLEHSTGGKLEYGAKKEAALLFKVNLKTIWRIWSQVLHQRACGVPVQVKSIRKGISYKNKKSIDVEKVKNLSVLQRSSMRIMSTNLGVSKSLIHKWVKEKKLKPHTNAIKPFLTPQNRLSRLSWSLKQLSSISEGGFIKFQSMYNTIHIDEKWFYLTKIKDRYYLMPDEEEPYRTCKSKRYIDKIMFMCAVARPIFDIDGTILFDGKFGIFPFTTIEPAQRNSKNRSKGTLEVKPIAAITKEVMKACLIKEMVPIFKAKWPLAANKHIFIQQDNAKPHIKPDDPDFLAVANTDGFKIQLVCQPANSPDTNVNDLGFFRAIQTLKDQKPASNVEELLKNVKDAYDEYPPEKLNHVFLTLQSCYHEIIKAKGGNNYKIPHMNKDRLTRLGLLPDCIQVEEALVRESLEFLELEASEEGEIYNLGDVIEGLHQVGITE; this is encoded by the exons ATGGCCATTGAATGCCCTAAAATCCAAGATGATGACATAAACAAAATAGCACAGTGGCTGCTTGAACATAGCACTGGAGGCAAGCTTGAATATGGTGCAAAAAAGGAGGCAGCCCTCCTCTTCAAAGTGAATTTGAAGACCATTTGGAGGATATGGAGCCAAGTATTACATCAGCGAGCTTGTGGCGTACCTGTCCAGGTAAAGTCCATTAGAAAAGGCATCTCATACAAAAACAAGAAGAGTATTGATGTTGAAAAAGTGAAGAATCTTTCTGTGCTTCAAAGATCATCAATGAGAATCATGTCTACAAACCTAGGTGTGTCTAAGTCTTTGATTCACAAGTGGGTAAAGGAGAAAAAACTGAAACCACATACAAATGCTATAAAACCATTTCTTACCCCACAAAATAGGCTGTCAAGGCTTAGTTGGAGCCTAAAACAGCTTAGTTCAATAAGTGAGGGTGGTTTTATAAAGTTCCAAAGTATGTACAACACCATTCACATCGATGAGAAATGGTTTTACCTTACCAAAATTAAAGATAGGTATTACCTCATGCCGGATGAAGAGGAACCGTATAGGACATGCAAATCAAAGAGGTACATTGACAAGATTATGTTTATGTGTGCTGTAGCACGACCTATATTTGACATAGATGGCACAATACTCTTTGATGGAAAGTTTGGCATATTTCCTTTCACAACCATAGAACCAGCTCAAAGGAATTCAAAAAACAGAAGCAAAGGAACCTTGGAAGTGAAGCCAATTGCAGCCATTACAAAAGAAGTCATGAAAGCTTGCCTTATTAAAGAG ATGGTTCCAATCTTTAAAGCTAAGTGGCCATTGGCAGCAAACAAGCACATTTTTATCCAACAAGATAATGCCAAACCCCACATAAAACCTGATGATCCAGACTTTCTAGCGGTTGCAAATACTGATGGATTTAAAATCCAACTAGTATGCCAGCCAGCTAATTCGCCGGATACAAATGTGAATGATCTAGGCTTTTTCCGAGCTATACAGACATTGAAAGATCAGAAACCAGCAAGTAATGTGGAGGAGTTACTAAAGAATGTGAAAGATGCCTATGACGAATACCCACCAGAGAAGCTAAATCACGTGTTCCTCACTTTGCAAAGTTGCTATCACGAAATAATCAAGGCAAAGGGTGGGAATAACTACAAAATTCCTCACATGAACAAAGACAGACTCACAAGACTCGGATTGCTACCAGACTGTATTCAGGTTGAAGAAGCACTTGTGAGGGAAAGTTTAGAGTTCCTAGAGTTGGAAGCAAGTGAAgaaggtgaaatttacaacctTGGAGATGTCATAGAAGGGCTGCATCAAGTGGGTATTACTGAGTAG